Sequence from the Prunus persica cultivar Lovell chromosome G5, Prunus_persica_NCBIv2, whole genome shotgun sequence genome:
CACGAGTATTATAAGAGGAACTTGTCGGGGTTTTGTGTTTATATGATCAATTTCTTAATCCTCTTACCaacatataatattaattatatggAATCCGTTGATTAATTATGATAATTGAGGTCTTATCTGTTAGTACATGGTTTCCAAAATAACTCAAATATATGGAGGGTGACACGCTTATTTGTCGCATTGAGTGACTTTGCAAAGAGAAGTCATTAACGAATCTTAAGCCTAGACAAACATGGAAAGAACATATTTGTGTTgtcaaaagaataaaaaaaagaaaagtgaaaaggaGATGTTGGCTACTTTGCTTGTACTTGGCTGCCACGTTTATAACTTTTTAAAGGCCGCCTCCTTATGTAGAAAGTCCAACTAGCTTGTACAAATGGGATTCTCTTCTCATTTTATCTACTCACTTTTGAAGGTTCTACatgcccctctctctctctctctctctctctctctctctctcttcaaattTAGAAGAAGCAAAGTAATTAACATGATCGGAGCATATATTTGGCTAAGGAGAAGCCTTGGAGAAAGGAtctttagaaaatgaaaataactgagttaataattaattactttataATATCCCATATTGATACAAGTGGGGTGGAATTCCCACCAAAAGGGTTGGAATCTTGAGAAAAATTGGTCAAGAAACTCAATTGATTTCACTAAGAACCACTATTTGctacaatatatatgtatgtatgtctaTTTCACACAGCTAATCCTAAGTCAGATTTGATGTCTAATTAAGCCATAAACAGTAACGAGAGCCATGATAAAGGAGTGATCAACATGAGGCTCCACCACCAAAGTGAACACATCATCTCCCAATACAACTCCTGAACTTGACTGCTTTCTCTTTGTCTCTGCTACAACTCCTCCGTTGCCATCTGTGATTCTGAATTCTAATGATTTACCACTCAAACCCTCTAACCTGTAAAAACTACTATCAGATCCCATGGTTACTTTATAAGAAAACCCTTTCTTTCCAAGAACCGATCTCCAGCTTTTTCTCACTTGAAAAAATGTCTTATTGGCACCATTATTTTTACACCCCTTCCAAGTTGGAAAGCCGCACATTTTCTTCTCACACACAGTGAAGAGAAGTTTTCCGCGGAGATCCATGAGATAAACTTCGTTGCTGTGCTTGTTGTCGTAGTTATCGATTCGATAAACGACCTCTCCGTTTCCATCAAACGCAGTGCATCCGTTTCCTTGCATCACAAGCAATTTCATCCATACCGTGAATGTTTCTCCCGTTGAAGTCATACGTGTATGAATAGTACAGCTTGAAGATGCATCATCGCTATTGGTACTGTTGGGTATTATGAGAGGATGAACCTTGGCCATtttgggtgtgaagatatgaAAGAGAATACTCGGTGTGTGTGAGACTGCTTCATTCAAGTTACTTAGTAATTTATAAAATGTTTTCAATATTAGTTTATATGATCATCCAGAAATCCA
This genomic interval carries:
- the LOC18775691 gene encoding protein LURP-one-related 2, with translation MAKVHPLIIPNSTNSDDASSSCTIHTRMTSTGETFTVWMKLLVMQGNGCTAFDGNGEVVYRIDNYDNKHSNEVYLMDLRGKLLFTVCEKKMCGFPTWKGCKNNGANKTFFQVRKSWRSVLGKKGFSYKVTMGSDSSFYRLEGLSGKSLEFRITDGNGGVVAETKRKQSSSGVVLGDDVFTLVVEPHVDHSFIMALVTVYGLIRHQI